From the genome of Ammoniphilus sp. CFH 90114, one region includes:
- a CDS encoding twin-arginine translocation signal domain-containing protein gives MGQISRRDFLKRTGVTVAGLTVASMAGVNMKPVQAQVTRIKLEVRKGKQVPSVCPYCAVGCGMLITESAGKIINIEGNPDSPVNLGALCPKGAAAYQMVDNQERQTKVLYRAPYSDKWEEKPLDWAMQRVAEKVKETRDKYFIETVDGKTVNTNPAIASLGGSTMENEWNYIHQKLMRSLGIVYMENQARI, from the coding sequence ATGGGTCAGATTTCACGCCGTGACTTTCTGAAGAGAACGGGGGTAACCGTAGCAGGCTTGACAGTCGCCTCGATGGCAGGGGTGAATATGAAGCCGGTTCAAGCCCAAGTTACCCGGATTAAGCTCGAGGTCAGAAAGGGTAAACAAGTGCCGAGTGTATGTCCTTATTGTGCTGTGGGCTGCGGAATGCTGATCACGGAATCCGCAGGGAAAATCATTAATATTGAAGGCAATCCAGATAGCCCGGTCAACCTAGGAGCGCTTTGTCCTAAAGGGGCAGCTGCCTATCAGATGGTGGATAATCAAGAGAGACAGACGAAAGTCCTCTACAGAGCTCCTTACAGCGACAAATGGGAGGAAAAACCGCTGGATTGGGCTATGCAACGGGTAGCGGAAAAAGTGAAAGAAACGCGCGATAAGTATTTTATTGAGACGGTGGATGGGAAAACGGTGAACACCAACCCAGCTATTGCTTCTCTTGGAGGTTCCACGATGGAAAATGAGTGGAACTATATCCATCAGAAGCTGATGAGGTCCCTTGGCATCGTTTATATGGAAAATCAGGCCCGTATTTGA
- the fdhD gene encoding formate dehydrogenase accessory sulfurtransferase FdhD, with amino-acid sequence MLNKRCPEELSVTLYVNRYELATLQLSRTDWEDWAVGYLYSEGMIDSPHDLKRLIIDEHRLKVWADLKPGMDVEGLLKRRRHLTAGCGKGVTFHSQADVKKFKPVIGSRRATIHEVQEYMRQFAKKTPLYHQTGGVHAACLVDRQGSFVVVREDIGRHNAVDKVIGYALREGRSGSADSLILLTSGRISYEMLAKAARFGVGIVGSRTAATSQAVELAEELQVEVVGYIRGQMASVYTTVGRVLENEEKVGGGF; translated from the coding sequence GTGCTGAATAAAAGGTGTCCTGAAGAATTATCTGTGACGCTCTATGTCAATCGTTACGAATTGGCAACCCTGCAGTTAAGTCGGACAGATTGGGAAGATTGGGCTGTTGGTTATTTGTATTCTGAAGGTATGATTGATTCGCCCCACGACCTCAAAAGGTTAATCATAGATGAGCATCGTCTTAAGGTTTGGGCCGACTTAAAGCCAGGCATGGATGTCGAAGGCTTACTCAAGCGTCGTCGTCATCTGACCGCGGGCTGCGGTAAGGGGGTAACTTTCCACTCACAAGCGGATGTGAAAAAATTCAAACCGGTGATCGGCAGCAGAAGAGCCACGATTCATGAAGTCCAGGAGTATATGCGGCAGTTCGCAAAAAAGACGCCGTTATATCATCAAACAGGAGGAGTTCATGCGGCTTGTCTCGTAGATAGGCAAGGCAGCTTCGTGGTGGTCCGAGAAGATATCGGCCGTCATAATGCGGTAGATAAGGTGATCGGGTACGCCCTGAGAGAGGGACGTTCTGGATCAGCGGACTCCTTGATTCTCTTGACATCGGGGCGCATCTCCTATGAGATGCTGGCGAAGGCCGCCAGATTCGGAGTAGGAATCGTCGGGTCCCGTACGGCTGCCACCAGTCAGGCGGTTGAATTAGCTGAGGAGTTGCAAGTGGAAGTGGTCGGTTACATACGCGGTCAGATGGCTTCCGTCTACACGACAGTCGGTCGCGTCCTTGAGAATGAAGAAAAGGTTGGCGGGGGATTCTAG
- the tatA gene encoding twin-arginine translocase TatA/TatE family subunit → MFNNIGVPGLILILTLALIIFGPSKLPELGKAVGRTLREFKSSVNGLVDDGPEKEKEQIQK, encoded by the coding sequence GTGTTTAACAATATTGGTGTTCCCGGACTCATTTTGATCCTCACGCTTGCTTTGATCATTTTTGGACCAAGTAAACTGCCAGAACTCGGCAAAGCCGTCGGACGCACCCTTCGAGAATTTAAATCTTCCGTCAACGGGTTAGTCGACGATGGTCCTGAAAAAGAAAAAGAACAAATTCAGAAGTAA
- a CDS encoding SIMPL domain-containing protein, translated as MKDSRRIWRKSITVPVVLALMVGAGFAISSALQPVSVSAISESRINTITVAGKGEITITPDVAYVQFGLNTEGKTAQEAQQKNAQLFSQIQDAIQKQGVDKADIKTVRYYTQPDYRWEKEQNVLKGYRTEHIVEVTYRKMDDIGYFLDTVSNAGVNRVENIRFSTEKEDEYQIEALEQAIDHAKKKAEALAARSGKKIKDVIIIEELGTSTPPIVYREANLMKSEAAVQDSSTVINQGELKMITQVQVTYEF; from the coding sequence ATGAAAGATTCAAGACGTATTTGGAGGAAAAGTATTACCGTCCCTGTTGTTTTGGCGCTAATGGTCGGTGCAGGTTTTGCTATTTCTTCTGCATTACAACCTGTTTCTGTAAGTGCGATAAGTGAATCACGAATTAATACCATAACGGTAGCAGGAAAAGGAGAAATAACCATCACTCCAGATGTAGCATACGTTCAATTTGGGCTGAATACGGAAGGGAAAACGGCACAAGAGGCGCAACAAAAAAATGCACAATTATTCTCTCAAATTCAAGATGCAATCCAAAAACAAGGGGTAGATAAAGCGGATATTAAAACAGTCAGGTACTATACTCAACCGGATTATCGATGGGAGAAGGAACAAAACGTACTGAAAGGATATAGAACGGAGCATATCGTAGAAGTTACATACCGAAAGATGGATGACATAGGTTATTTTCTAGATACGGTATCTAATGCAGGCGTGAATCGAGTTGAAAACATCCGATTTAGTACGGAAAAAGAGGACGAGTATCAAATTGAGGCACTAGAACAGGCAATAGATCATGCGAAAAAGAAAGCCGAAGCCCTAGCTGCAAGATCAGGAAAGAAGATAAAGGACGTCATTATTATCGAGGAATTAGGTACATCTACTCCTCCCATAGTTTATCGTGAAGCCAACCTGATGAAGTCGGAAGCGGCCGTGCAAGATTCATCTACAGTAATTAACCAAGGCGAGTTGAAAATGATTACACAAGTGCAAGTAACCTATGAGTTTTGA